One Candidatus Bathyarchaeota archaeon DNA segment encodes these proteins:
- a CDS encoding winged helix-turn-helix domain-containing protein — translation MKKIARRDRLKIYGDLLAVLQAESKEEKIVLTRVQVHINVPFDRLKTYISELCDLGLIEDQTSCKLTDKGRQFLVEYEQVLDFMKRMGIAYR, via the coding sequence TTGAAAAAAATCGCGCGTAGAGATCGATTAAAAATCTATGGCGACCTCTTGGCGGTACTCCAAGCTGAAAGCAAAGAAGAAAAAATAGTGTTAACTCGAGTTCAAGTGCATATCAATGTTCCTTTTGACAGGTTAAAAACCTACATCAGTGAACTTTGTGATTTAGGTTTAATTGAAGATCAAACTTCATGCAAACTTACAGATAAAGGCAGGCAGTTCCTCGTCGAATACGAGCAAGTTTTGGATTTCATGAAACGTATGGGGATAGCTTACCGATAG
- the hisD gene encoding histidinol dehydrogenase, whose product MQKGLIKVWESKQLPSDWFKRQQVDQKATADLEANVKTILNQVKTEGDKALIEFAQKFDKAQLTAATLKASPEEIKDAYTQVTKEQVAAIEFMKQRVSVFQKQLLANTEVKAFNEGIMVQTVLRPIESVGCYVPGGQAAYPSTVVMTALVAKIAGVPRIVVCSPSDAAGKVNPLVLVASDICGVDEVYKVGGAQAIAALAYGTETIAPVRKIVGPGSKYVTMAKVLVSQDVAIDMPAGPSEVLILADQYADARLIAADMISQAEHGTDSVAALITPSAKLAHEVQDNLFKMAASAPRAEKVVDSLSKYGFIIVCTDIDEAVKLTNQFAAEHLEVMANDAQKLSEKLVAGLILIGPNSPVALSDYASGTNHVLPTGGFAQAFSGLSAIDFMRRVSIAECSREALEKVKAQIKVLTDTENLPNHYRAIEVRFQK is encoded by the coding sequence ATGCAAAAAGGCCTCATAAAGGTTTGGGAATCAAAACAGTTACCCTCTGACTGGTTTAAGCGCCAGCAGGTGGACCAAAAAGCCACTGCTGACCTTGAAGCCAACGTCAAAACCATCCTAAACCAAGTTAAAACCGAAGGCGACAAGGCACTCATAGAGTTCGCGCAGAAATTCGACAAAGCCCAACTCACAGCAGCCACGCTCAAAGCCAGCCCCGAAGAAATTAAAGACGCCTACACCCAAGTTACCAAAGAACAAGTCGCCGCCATCGAGTTCATGAAGCAACGCGTAAGCGTCTTCCAAAAGCAACTGCTCGCAAACACCGAAGTGAAAGCCTTCAACGAGGGCATCATGGTTCAAACCGTGCTACGCCCCATCGAAAGCGTCGGCTGCTACGTTCCCGGTGGACAAGCCGCTTACCCAAGCACAGTTGTGATGACTGCCTTGGTAGCCAAGATTGCTGGTGTACCCAGGATTGTTGTCTGTTCGCCTTCTGATGCAGCGGGCAAAGTTAACCCGCTGGTATTGGTTGCCTCAGATATCTGCGGCGTAGATGAGGTCTACAAGGTTGGCGGAGCTCAAGCGATCGCGGCATTGGCGTACGGCACAGAAACTATAGCGCCAGTCCGTAAAATCGTTGGGCCAGGCAGCAAATACGTAACCATGGCCAAAGTTCTCGTATCTCAAGATGTTGCCATCGACATGCCCGCAGGTCCCAGTGAAGTTCTTATCTTAGCCGACCAATATGCCGACGCACGCTTGATCGCCGCTGACATGATCTCGCAAGCTGAGCACGGCACAGACAGCGTCGCCGCCCTGATAACTCCATCAGCGAAACTGGCTCATGAAGTCCAAGACAACCTCTTCAAAATGGCTGCCTCTGCGCCTCGTGCTGAAAAAGTCGTCGATTCCTTATCCAAATACGGCTTCATAATCGTCTGCACAGACATTGACGAAGCAGTAAAACTCACAAACCAATTCGCCGCGGAACACCTTGAAGTCATGGCTAACGACGCTCAGAAACTCTCCGAGAAACTCGTCGCAGGCCTCATCCTCATCGGACCAAACAGCCCCGTCGCACTCAGCGACTACGCAAGCGGAACCAACCATGTGCTTCCCACCGGCGGCTTCGCACAGGCATTCTCAGGTTTATCCGCGATTGATTTCATGCGTCGAGTCAGCATAGCCGAGTGTTCACGTGAGGCACTGGAAAAAGTTAAAGCCCAAATCAAAGTCTTAACTGACACCGAAAACCTCCCCAATCACTACAGAGCCATAGAGGTACGGTTCCAAAAATGA
- the hisH gene encoding imidazole glycerol phosphate synthase subunit HisH, translating to MANAVIFDYGVGNLLSLKTALEKAGLTATIGTTSADLAKADAIALPGVGSFTASLERLDKVKDTLQTKVSEGTPLLGICLGMQLFFESSQEGPGSGLSFFKGTVKQLPSTVKVPHMGWNTLNITRPNELFDGIAEGTYVYFVHSLYPAPADPEIVVTKTEYGTTFTSAVAQKNIYGTQFHPEKSGDAGLAILKNFAKTVVR from the coding sequence ATGGCAAACGCAGTCATATTCGACTACGGCGTCGGAAACCTACTGAGCCTCAAAACGGCGCTTGAAAAAGCAGGCTTAACCGCCACCATAGGCACCACCTCCGCGGATTTAGCTAAAGCAGACGCCATCGCCCTGCCCGGTGTCGGAAGCTTCACAGCATCACTGGAAAGACTCGACAAAGTTAAAGACACCCTGCAAACCAAAGTTTCAGAGGGCACTCCGCTTTTAGGCATCTGTTTGGGGATGCAGTTGTTCTTTGAATCCAGCCAGGAAGGCCCAGGCAGCGGTTTATCATTCTTCAAAGGCACCGTCAAACAGTTACCTAGCACAGTCAAGGTGCCTCATATGGGCTGGAACACACTCAACATCACACGCCCCAACGAACTCTTTGACGGCATCGCAGAAGGCACTTATGTCTACTTTGTGCACTCTCTTTACCCCGCCCCCGCAGATCCCGAAATCGTAGTCACAAAAACCGAGTACGGCACAACCTTTACCTCAGCAGTCGCCCAAAAAAACATCTACGGCACCCAATTCCACCCTGAAAAATCAGGAGACGCCGGGTTGGCGATTCTCAAAAACTTTGCTAAAACAGTGGTAAGGTGA
- a CDS encoding PQQ-binding-like beta-propeller repeat protein, with amino-acid sequence MKTQKTLALIAFVLIASMAITAISAPFAKAQTSGQMKSFAYLIVEPNPVGVGQTTYVAMMVDVPLPGSSEANDIRRHNYKLTITAPDGKVTTKTWAVVADTTGVQSTAFTPDQVGNYTFFFEYPNQNYTWTTGTYLVNTAYTGVIFLGCNATATLTVQEDPVPYTANSPLPTEYWTRPIYGEDSNWYVVGSHWLGSGSSYTAASSNYFGSFQQGGMNLWQQGGTGPDSPHIVWTTPLEDGGVVGGINTGIEGATFYSGGSYEGRFQNALIVNGRLYYKAPLSDQVSVTATGGGAYICRDLRTGEIIWTNDNINPTFGELYCYESPNQHGVIPNGYLWQAVTPSGSVTNQTWIAWDALTGKWLFNITDVPVTSATTTPNMSSAIAYTNQGEIVKYILSYNRTAKTGWLALWNWTCAQGVPPTTTGTGGVQAGMNGTGTNFLQFRPVGKVINASTAYSWNVTITADLTGTLSSQVPTIQYVLPGDILLGTTPSLAPGVLSLRGTVDPYQVWTLSLAEDNKGALLWKKSYNAPSGNMTLNLGPIDPVNRVWTTTTAEDMQYQGYSLANGNKLWETDMKVRPMQFFSSGSGAGQRCVTAYGNLYTQGFGGEIFCIDTNTGKVVWKYNNTSGGVDTSWGLIPTFIGVIADGKVYAFNNEHSPNSPLYKGYSIYCINATTGEEIYKMLSWSGQTGGQGLSTQILADGTLVYYNYYDNQLYAIAKGPSQTTVTAGPKVTELGQKVLVEGTVIDISAGTKQTEQAARFPSGVPAVSDASQAAWMEYVYMDQPRPTDATGVPVTVSVVDPNGNYYVVGTATSDSNGAFKVVFTPEVPGVYTVMANFAGSASYYGSHATTAVYVDEAHATATPQATKEPTAADLYFVPAIAGLFVLVIIVLALLVVLMMKKRP; translated from the coding sequence ATGAAAACTCAAAAAACATTAGCCTTAATTGCGTTTGTACTAATCGCAAGCATGGCCATAACAGCAATTTCAGCGCCATTCGCAAAAGCACAAACTTCAGGTCAAATGAAATCCTTTGCATACCTCATCGTCGAACCCAATCCAGTCGGCGTAGGCCAAACAACCTACGTCGCCATGATGGTTGATGTGCCACTACCTGGATCGTCCGAAGCAAACGACATCAGAAGACATAACTACAAACTAACCATTACCGCACCAGACGGTAAAGTAACGACAAAAACATGGGCAGTAGTTGCAGATACTACAGGTGTCCAGTCAACTGCATTCACACCCGATCAAGTAGGTAACTACACCTTCTTCTTCGAATACCCAAACCAAAACTACACATGGACCACAGGAACCTACCTTGTTAACACAGCATACACTGGCGTTATCTTCCTAGGTTGCAACGCAACAGCAACTCTCACTGTCCAAGAAGATCCAGTTCCATACACCGCAAACTCACCTCTTCCAACTGAATACTGGACAAGACCCATCTACGGCGAAGACTCAAACTGGTACGTAGTCGGTTCACATTGGCTCGGCAGTGGCAGTTCCTATACTGCAGCTAGCAGCAACTACTTTGGTTCATTCCAACAAGGCGGTATGAACCTCTGGCAGCAAGGTGGAACCGGCCCAGATAGTCCACACATTGTCTGGACAACTCCACTTGAAGACGGAGGCGTCGTCGGCGGAATCAACACTGGTATCGAGGGAGCAACCTTCTACTCAGGCGGTTCATATGAAGGCAGATTCCAAAACGCACTCATAGTCAACGGCAGATTATACTACAAAGCACCCCTAAGCGACCAAGTCAGCGTTACTGCGACTGGCGGAGGCGCTTACATATGCAGAGACTTACGTACAGGCGAAATCATCTGGACAAATGACAACATAAACCCAACATTCGGCGAACTCTACTGCTATGAATCACCCAACCAACACGGAGTAATTCCAAACGGCTACCTATGGCAAGCAGTAACCCCTTCAGGGTCAGTAACAAACCAAACATGGATTGCTTGGGACGCTCTAACCGGTAAATGGCTATTTAACATCACCGACGTTCCAGTAACCTCAGCAACCACAACCCCCAACATGTCAAGTGCAATCGCTTACACAAATCAAGGTGAAATTGTCAAATACATCCTAAGTTACAACCGAACAGCAAAGACTGGTTGGTTGGCGCTTTGGAATTGGACTTGTGCCCAGGGAGTACCACCAACTACGACCGGTACTGGTGGTGTTCAAGCAGGCATGAATGGAACAGGCACCAACTTCCTACAATTCCGACCCGTCGGCAAAGTCATCAATGCAAGCACCGCATACTCATGGAACGTCACCATAACAGCAGACTTAACCGGTACGCTTTCATCACAAGTTCCGACAATCCAGTATGTACTACCAGGAGATATACTGCTTGGAACAACGCCATCTTTAGCACCAGGTGTTCTATCCTTAAGAGGTACAGTTGACCCGTACCAAGTATGGACACTAAGCTTAGCTGAAGACAACAAAGGCGCACTACTCTGGAAGAAATCATACAATGCACCATCAGGTAACATGACACTCAACCTCGGCCCAATCGATCCAGTAAACCGCGTTTGGACAACAACCACAGCAGAAGACATGCAATACCAAGGCTACAGTCTAGCTAACGGAAACAAACTATGGGAAACCGACATGAAAGTCCGACCAATGCAATTCTTCAGCAGCGGCTCAGGTGCAGGTCAAAGATGTGTAACCGCATACGGAAACCTCTATACACAAGGCTTCGGCGGCGAAATCTTCTGCATCGACACAAACACAGGCAAAGTCGTCTGGAAATATAACAACACAAGCGGCGGCGTCGACACATCTTGGGGCTTAATCCCAACATTCATCGGCGTAATCGCTGACGGAAAAGTCTACGCCTTCAACAACGAACACTCACCAAACAGCCCGCTATACAAAGGCTACAGCATCTATTGCATCAACGCAACTACTGGCGAAGAAATCTACAAGATGCTCTCTTGGTCAGGCCAAACAGGCGGCCAAGGTCTAAGCACACAGATTCTAGCAGACGGAACATTAGTCTACTACAACTACTACGACAACCAACTCTACGCAATCGCTAAAGGTCCAAGCCAAACCACAGTAACAGCAGGACCGAAAGTAACCGAGCTAGGTCAAAAAGTCCTAGTTGAAGGTACAGTAATAGACATCTCAGCAGGCACAAAACAAACCGAGCAAGCAGCAAGATTCCCAAGCGGTGTTCCAGCAGTCTCTGACGCAAGCCAAGCAGCCTGGATGGAATACGTCTATATGGACCAGCCACGTCCAACAGACGCTACAGGTGTTCCAGTGACAGTTAGCGTAGTCGACCCCAACGGCAACTACTACGTTGTCGGCACAGCTACAAGTGACTCCAACGGCGCTTTCAAGGTTGTATTCACTCCAGAAGTACCAGGAGTATACACCGTGATGGCAAACTTTGCAGGCTCCGCTTCATACTATGGTTCACATGCAACAACAGCCGTCTACGTTGACGAAGCACACGCAACAGCAACTCCACAAGCAACAAAAGAACCAACAGCAGCTGACTTATACTTCGTACCCGCAATTGCAGGGCTATTCGTCTTAGTCATCATAGTACTAGCATTGCTAGTAGTTTTGATGATGAAAAAACGTCCATAA
- the hisB gene encoding imidazoleglycerol-phosphate dehydratase HisB gives MRTEEVYRKTKETEVKVKVNIDGEGKAQVATNVPFLDHMLTSLATHSLIDISASVQGDLVHHMVEDLALGLGEALNKALGTREGIARFGNAAAPMDESLAFAAVDLVKRPYFKIDLKLRGKKVENMPTEDIVHFYESLTQTLQANVHIFVEYGGNDHHKAEAATKAFALSLRQATTIDPRRKGVPSSKGVI, from the coding sequence ATGAGGACAGAAGAGGTTTACCGAAAAACCAAAGAAACCGAAGTAAAAGTCAAAGTCAACATAGACGGCGAAGGTAAAGCCCAAGTAGCCACAAACGTGCCGTTTTTAGACCACATGCTCACCTCACTTGCCACACATAGCCTAATCGACATATCCGCTTCCGTTCAGGGCGACTTGGTGCACCACATGGTTGAAGACCTCGCGCTCGGCTTAGGCGAAGCCCTAAACAAAGCGCTAGGCACACGCGAAGGCATAGCCCGCTTCGGCAACGCAGCCGCCCCCATGGACGAATCACTGGCATTCGCTGCTGTTGATTTGGTCAAACGCCCCTACTTCAAAATAGACCTCAAACTCAGAGGCAAAAAAGTAGAAAACATGCCCACCGAAGACATCGTCCACTTCTATGAATCCCTCACACAAACCCTACAAGCAAACGTGCACATCTTTGTTGAATACGGCGGCAACGACCACCACAAAGCAGAAGCCGCCACCAAAGCCTTTGCCCTCTCACTTCGCCAAGCCACCACCATCGACCCCCGACGCAAAGGCGTACCCAGCTCAAAGGGCGTAATCTGA
- the hisC gene encoding histidinol-phosphate transaminase, giving the protein MSASYQTWLKQKLAKLQAIDCYSAGVTPEGLAEQLGVDLSKIVKLNFNENLFVDRARQTALMKELAEEIDLRMYPEDEEAKLRDKLTDYIGVPADYLAISNAGDELIDRIVRLFIEKGEAAVSFEPTFAIPRLCVKRQEGAYVSVPLKGDFQLDVEGMLKAFSDKTRLLYLCSPNNPTSNQMNPDDVEKLVKAFPGIVILDEAYGEFADYSFVPRIREFPNMVILRTFSKAFGLAMLRLGYAVANPELAKVIREKAPLPYPVSGFTIRMGIKMLENMEIMRNAVSALVAERGKFIKALNQIEGVQAFPSQADFVLINTKKPAEEVYTALLKRGIMLKKWGKLLQYDNCFRVTVGLPEMNAKLIEALKQIQSD; this is encoded by the coding sequence ATGAGCGCATCCTACCAAACCTGGTTAAAGCAGAAGCTGGCGAAACTGCAAGCTATAGACTGCTACTCTGCAGGCGTCACGCCCGAAGGTTTAGCGGAGCAACTCGGCGTTGACCTCTCAAAAATCGTCAAACTAAACTTTAACGAAAACCTCTTCGTTGACCGCGCCCGCCAAACCGCGTTGATGAAGGAACTCGCCGAAGAAATCGACTTGCGCATGTACCCCGAAGACGAAGAAGCCAAACTCCGAGACAAACTCACAGACTATATAGGTGTCCCAGCGGATTACTTGGCGATTAGCAATGCAGGTGACGAATTAATCGACCGCATAGTACGCCTCTTCATCGAAAAAGGCGAGGCGGCGGTTTCGTTTGAACCGACGTTTGCGATTCCACGATTGTGCGTGAAGCGCCAAGAAGGCGCATACGTATCGGTACCGTTAAAGGGCGATTTCCAACTTGACGTCGAGGGCATGCTCAAAGCATTTTCGGACAAAACCCGCTTGCTCTATCTCTGCTCACCCAACAATCCCACATCCAACCAAATGAACCCTGACGACGTTGAGAAACTCGTCAAAGCCTTCCCTGGAATCGTCATCCTAGACGAAGCTTATGGCGAATTCGCTGACTACAGCTTTGTACCACGCATTCGAGAGTTCCCGAACATGGTTATTCTGCGGACGTTTTCCAAGGCGTTTGGTTTGGCGATGCTACGGTTGGGTTACGCCGTTGCAAACCCAGAATTAGCAAAAGTGATACGCGAAAAAGCGCCTCTTCCCTATCCAGTTTCTGGCTTCACCATACGCATGGGCATCAAGATGCTCGAAAACATGGAAATAATGCGGAACGCTGTTTCTGCGTTGGTGGCGGAGCGGGGAAAATTCATAAAAGCACTCAATCAAATAGAAGGAGTACAAGCATTCCCCTCCCAAGCAGATTTCGTCCTAATCAACACCAAAAAACCCGCAGAAGAAGTCTACACGGCTCTACTCAAACGGGGCATTATGCTAAAGAAATGGGGTAAACTACTCCAATACGACAACTGCTTCCGCGTCACAGTGGGGTTGCCTGAAATGAACGCCAAACTAATCGAAGCACTAAAACAAATTCAAAGTGACTAA
- a CDS encoding winged helix-turn-helix domain-containing protein yields the protein MKRIARRDKLKIYGDLLSILNEETGKDKVVLTRVQVRLNVPFDRLKTYITELGGLGLIEDENSLKLTEKGKQYLKEYESVLDFMKRMGLAYQ from the coding sequence ATGAAGCGGATCGCTCGTAGGGATAAACTAAAAATTTACGGAGACCTCCTCTCCATACTAAACGAGGAAACAGGCAAAGACAAAGTTGTCCTAACACGCGTTCAAGTGAGATTAAACGTTCCCTTTGACCGCTTAAAAACGTACATTACTGAGCTGGGTGGATTGGGCTTAATTGAGGATGAAAATTCATTGAAGCTAACGGAAAAAGGCAAACAGTACCTAAAGGAATACGAAAGTGTACTTGATTTCATGAAACGTATGGGTTTAGCATATCAATGA
- a CDS encoding PQQ-binding-like beta-propeller repeat protein, which produces MQNENQSAKKKIYFSIAALLMLSMAIPLTTLQTASAHTPAWQIVSYAYISAAPSPVGVGQEVYVFVWVDTPFAGALVTNDIRRHNYKLVITDPDGQNSTQTWARVEDTTGVQAYSFTPNKVGNYTLSFYYPGEKYVWNTVNTPGLSAANALFENDTFLPASAIRTLEVTEEQVPPPSSGAPLPTEYWTRPINGQNSNWYVISSNWLNAPYIRSGATSTGGAGYGRFQKDGAGPETSHIMWTKPIQWGGVVGGTNTMNLGEGYYTGSSYNPRFANAIIMHGTLFYQEPWGNSGGGGDYVSVDLLTGKENWRINTTATGVNLTPSFGYLYGFEDGNQHGVLPNGLLIASTTAYTGLGTVWRAYDARTGVLTNFNLTNVPSGSAASATLAANSANGASAAGPRGEYLIYSLTNLGTTANPSYYLMQWNSSKYHQLAAGQIGAGNWYPSSANPGFNATDVRMYDWNVSLPTVKGQGWTIFRDAIVGDRILLVQGSMGTGPRTEGFGANITAVSVNPDSKGQILWTKYYAPAPGNVTRAIIAVDAEAGTFVTEDKETLQLNGFSLANGNHVWTAETPVVEWDTLRRDTLSAYGKLYAAGYDGIVYCYDDATGKLLWTYGNGGPGNSTFAGLDTVYGHYPVFIDVIADGKVYIGTTEHSPDQPLYKGSIYACMNATTGEEIWTLTGMGSGMYVGQNDLVADGYFVFLNIYDMQIYTLGKGPSKLTVEAPLAAVTEGQSIVIRGTITDISAGTKQNEQAARFPNGVPCVSDSSMQGWMEYVYMQQACPTDVTGVQINLAVLDANGNYRNIGTTTSDGSGTYSYQWKPDIPGKYVVVATFAGTNAYYGSSAQTAFAVDEAPATPTPQATQPPSAADLYILPGIAGIIVTIILVGAAIILLQRKRP; this is translated from the coding sequence ATGCAAAATGAAAATCAATCTGCAAAAAAGAAAATATACTTTTCAATCGCAGCTCTTCTAATGCTGTCAATGGCTATTCCATTGACTACCCTACAAACAGCTAGTGCTCACACACCAGCATGGCAAATCGTTTCATATGCATACATTTCTGCAGCTCCAAGCCCAGTTGGCGTAGGCCAAGAAGTCTACGTATTCGTATGGGTTGACACACCCTTCGCAGGCGCATTAGTAACAAACGACATTCGACGGCACAACTATAAACTTGTAATCACAGACCCAGACGGCCAAAACTCAACTCAAACTTGGGCTAGAGTTGAAGACACCACAGGTGTCCAAGCATACTCATTCACACCAAACAAAGTCGGAAACTACACATTGTCATTCTACTATCCAGGTGAAAAATACGTCTGGAACACCGTTAACACTCCAGGACTTTCAGCAGCAAACGCTCTCTTCGAAAACGACACATTCCTCCCAGCTTCAGCAATAAGAACCCTCGAAGTAACCGAAGAACAAGTACCACCACCTTCAAGCGGCGCTCCACTTCCAACTGAATACTGGACACGACCTATAAACGGCCAAAACAGTAACTGGTACGTAATTTCCTCTAACTGGCTAAACGCCCCCTACATCCGCTCAGGCGCTACTTCAACTGGCGGTGCAGGATACGGCAGATTCCAAAAAGACGGCGCAGGCCCAGAAACATCCCACATAATGTGGACTAAACCCATACAATGGGGCGGTGTCGTCGGCGGAACCAACACCATGAACTTAGGTGAAGGCTACTACACAGGCAGCTCCTACAACCCAAGATTCGCAAACGCAATCATCATGCACGGAACTCTCTTCTACCAAGAGCCATGGGGCAACTCAGGCGGAGGCGGCGACTACGTTTCAGTAGACCTGCTAACAGGTAAAGAGAACTGGCGCATAAATACAACCGCTACAGGCGTAAACCTAACACCAAGCTTTGGCTACCTATACGGCTTTGAAGACGGCAACCAGCATGGTGTATTACCAAACGGTTTACTCATCGCATCCACAACAGCTTACACTGGTCTTGGCACAGTTTGGAGAGCATATGATGCCCGAACAGGTGTACTAACAAACTTCAACCTAACCAACGTTCCCTCAGGCTCAGCAGCATCAGCCACACTGGCAGCTAACTCCGCAAACGGTGCATCAGCAGCAGGTCCAAGAGGCGAATACCTAATCTACTCATTAACCAACCTCGGCACCACAGCAAACCCAAGCTACTATCTAATGCAGTGGAACTCTTCCAAGTATCATCAACTCGCAGCAGGCCAAATCGGCGCAGGCAACTGGTATCCATCTTCAGCAAACCCAGGATTCAACGCAACCGATGTCCGTATGTACGACTGGAATGTATCCCTGCCAACTGTTAAAGGGCAAGGTTGGACGATCTTTAGAGACGCTATCGTCGGTGATCGTATACTCCTCGTCCAAGGTAGCATGGGAACAGGTCCAAGAACAGAAGGCTTCGGCGCAAACATAACTGCAGTAAGCGTTAACCCAGACAGCAAAGGCCAAATCCTCTGGACAAAGTACTACGCACCAGCTCCTGGAAACGTAACTAGAGCAATCATAGCAGTCGACGCAGAAGCAGGCACATTTGTCACAGAAGACAAAGAAACCCTACAACTAAACGGTTTCAGTCTCGCCAACGGAAACCACGTTTGGACAGCAGAAACTCCAGTCGTTGAATGGGATACTCTTCGAAGAGACACCCTTAGCGCGTATGGTAAACTATACGCTGCAGGCTACGACGGCATAGTTTACTGCTATGACGACGCAACAGGCAAATTACTATGGACTTATGGCAACGGCGGTCCAGGTAACTCCACTTTCGCAGGCTTAGACACAGTCTACGGACACTACCCAGTATTCATCGACGTCATCGCAGACGGCAAAGTCTACATCGGAACAACCGAGCACTCACCCGACCAACCACTCTACAAAGGCTCAATATACGCATGCATGAACGCAACCACCGGCGAAGAAATCTGGACCCTAACAGGTATGGGCTCCGGTATGTACGTCGGACAAAACGACCTCGTCGCAGACGGCTACTTCGTATTCCTAAACATCTACGACATGCAGATCTACACACTCGGCAAAGGTCCAAGTAAACTAACCGTTGAAGCACCTCTCGCCGCAGTAACTGAAGGTCAAAGCATAGTCATCCGCGGAACCATAACCGACATCTCAGCTGGCACAAAACAGAACGAGCAAGCAGCTAGATTCCCCAACGGCGTTCCATGTGTCTCTGACTCAAGCATGCAAGGTTGGATGGAATACGTCTACATGCAGCAAGCATGCCCAACAGACGTAACAGGCGTCCAAATCAACCTCGCAGTCTTAGACGCTAACGGCAACTACCGAAACATCGGCACAACCACAAGTGACGGAAGCGGAACCTACAGCTACCAATGGAAACCAGACATCCCGGGCAAATACGTAGTAGTTGCAACCTTTGCAGGCACAAACGCATACTATGGTTCATCAGCCCAAACTGCTTTTGCAGTTGACGAAGCCCCAGCAACTCCAACTCCACAAGCCACACAACCTCCATCAGCAGCTGACCTCTACATCCTCCCCGGCATTGCAGGCATAATCGTCACCATTATCTTGGTCGGCGCAGCCATAATACTCCTGCAAAGAAAACGCCCATAA
- the hisG gene encoding ATP phosphoribosyltransferase, with protein sequence MDKLKFAIPKGSLEKATAEFFSKSGFKIGASDRTYRPSINDPQIEMKVLRPQEIPVFVSEGLQDIGITGEDWVKENRADVEILQNLEYGKIRLVIAVPKSVPEGTTLGQFMESVWAQGRNFRVSTEYLNIASEFLKSTPEYQKRFGNSEPMLVTPWWRKGDNPRAKIFLSFGATEAKPPENSDCIMDVTETGTTIEANNLRIIQTVLTSSAVLIANKKALEDPEKREKIFDIVALLKGVVDGSKRIHIFVNVKKENLQKLLTELPALKNPTISPLADDAWVGVNTVIEKDCFIGLLPKIRKLAQGLVVFEPRQVLALDEIERRKEGQCKKAS encoded by the coding sequence ATGGATAAACTAAAATTTGCAATACCAAAAGGTTCATTAGAAAAAGCAACGGCGGAATTCTTCTCTAAATCAGGCTTCAAAATCGGCGCTTCAGACCGAACATACCGCCCCAGCATAAACGACCCCCAAATTGAAATGAAAGTTCTGCGTCCCCAAGAAATCCCCGTGTTCGTCAGCGAAGGTCTCCAAGACATAGGCATAACAGGCGAAGATTGGGTGAAAGAAAACCGCGCAGATGTCGAAATCCTCCAAAACCTCGAGTACGGTAAAATCCGTCTCGTCATCGCGGTCCCCAAAAGTGTTCCTGAAGGCACTACACTGGGGCAATTCATGGAGTCCGTTTGGGCGCAGGGCAGAAACTTCCGCGTCAGCACCGAATACCTAAACATCGCCTCAGAATTCCTCAAAAGCACCCCCGAATACCAGAAACGATTCGGCAATAGCGAGCCGATGCTGGTTACGCCTTGGTGGAGAAAAGGCGATAACCCCCGCGCCAAAATCTTCCTCTCATTTGGGGCAACCGAGGCTAAGCCACCAGAAAACAGCGACTGCATCATGGACGTCACCGAAACAGGCACCACAATAGAAGCCAACAACCTCCGCATCATCCAAACAGTCCTCACTTCCTCAGCGGTTCTAATCGCCAACAAAAAAGCCTTGGAAGACCCTGAAAAACGCGAAAAAATCTTCGACATAGTCGCACTCCTCAAAGGCGTCGTGGATGGCTCTAAGCGGATACACATCTTTGTTAACGTCAAAAAAGAAAACCTCCAAAAGCTTCTAACAGAGCTGCCAGCGCTGAAGAACCCGACGATTTCTCCACTCGCAGACGACGCCTGGGTGGGCGTAAATACAGTCATAGAGAAGGACTGCTTCATCGGGTTGCTGCCGAAAATCCGCAAGTTAGCACAGGGCTTGGTGGTGTTTGAACCGCGGCAGGTGTTGGCGCTGGATGAGATTGAACGGAGAAAAGAAGGTCAATGCAAAAAGGCCTCATAA